TATCCATGCAAGTGCCGGCACCTGCGTGTCCAATGATCATGTCTGCTGCCCGAATATCCTCAGCATTTGGACGAAACTTGTACTGTTCCACCTCGATGATATACTTCTTAGCGATAAGCTTCAGTTCCGCCTCATCTACCGGCGTCGAGTTTCCGTGCTGCAAAACAAGTTTCCGGCATTTGAGATCAGCTAATGCGCATAGAACCGGTTCTGATGTCATCACTTGGATGAGTGCATCGAATTTTGTGGTGCCAACTGTCAcataaacaactttaaaattcattttatttgcagctCTGCAAAATAAAGGTAAATGCAAAACAGGgacggcacagctgatttacaaatatagtagaagtgctgccaactggttttaattaatgttgcAATATTTCCAAACGATCGAAATGTATGAAAAGCTGCATCTTCTTTAAGTTACATTTGAAAGTAAGTTAAATTAGAATAGGTTACAcaacttttgaaaaatttatgttaaaaaaaactaacaaaacatttaatttgcgTGCCGTTGTAGATGTTTTTTACGTGTATTGGGGACGACTTAAATAAATCGATAACAACgtaatgcaatattttaattccTATCGATAATCAAGacaattacaatttgaatAAGCCGTTACATTTTGCAGTGCTGCTGCGTCcttctaaaaaattttgttaactaaATGTGATCAGTTATTAGATTCTGTTGGCGTTTTGAACATATGTCTGTAAGCATGTCTGAGCGTGGTAATGGaaagaaaagtattttttatttttttatttttattttttttttcaaaatgtttaattaattattttgtgcaaATCCATGGTATTTTAACATTGcatctttatatttaattaattgcaacaagcttttcaaattagccgtttgcttaaaattatatttttggtctGCTGCTTAAAATTTCACTCTCACTTATTCGCCGACTACTCACACATGTAAACTTAACACTCTCAAGCTAACTAAAGCTGTTTGTCCTCTCATTTCGATTTCGATCTATACGTTGAGTGCGATTATGTTGGCTCTCTTGCTGTCGCTTTTTCAGTCTGTTCTCATCACTTAGACGCAGCGGTTGTGTTGTATCCCTTTCGCAGCTGCCGGCGCTAGCcactttttaaattgcagTTTATGCACtatttgtgtaaatatttcttttgcttttcagGGTGGAATTCCAGAGCAAGTTCTATTTGGGACAAGGTTACGCCTTTCAGCCGTTCTCCTTTGATAGCATCATTGAAAATGGTGGTGCTTCCTCCGGCGATGCCGATTAGACAGTTGACAGGAGTTAAAAAGCAACCAAAGCATGTCAAGAGTCTCATCGCTTATGCAGATCTATAttataaaactatataaaaacatatataccaattgtaatgaatttaaatatgcttaGTAATTGttctataaatgtttaataatcaTGAATTTATGTATCGTATAGCCAGCCGCATCATATTGCCTAATCTTCTTATTATGTAATCGTTCATCGTGTTTaatcagaaataaatatatacatagctTAAGCGCCCTCTCCAGGCGTCTGGGCTAAAACCAACTTGGCTAATGTCTCATCAGTTCATTCAAGGCATCCACAAACTTTTGCATATTCTCTGTTGCTTTCTCGTAAGGCTGCAGTGCTCCAAAGTCCAGATTGACAAGACTGTCGGCCACCTGGTTCACCTTGCAATAATACAAATACTGCTCGGAGGCCAACTGACGTGCCAATTCAAGCTGGTGATTATCCATAAGATCATCGTTGACGACGATTAATCCAGGCTTGCCGTTGTTCAATATATCCATGCAAGTGCCGGCACCTGCGTGTCCAATGATCATGTCTGCTGCCCGAATATCCTCAGCATTTGGACGAAACTTGTACTGTTCCACCTCGATGATATGCTTCTTAGCGATAAGCTTCAGTTCCGCCTCATCTACCGGCGTCGAGTTTCCGTGCTGCAAAACAAGTTTCCGGCATTTGCGATCAGCTAATGCGCATAGAACCGGTTCTGATGTCATTACTTGGATGAGTGCATCGAATTTTGTGGTGCCAACTGTCACATAAACgactttaaaattcattttatttgcagctCAGCAAAATAAAGGTAAATGCAAAACAGGgacggcacagctgatttacaaatatagtagaagtgctgccaactggttttaattaatgttgcAATATTTCCAAACGATCGAAATGTATGAAAAGCTGCATCTTCTTTAAGTTACATTTGAAagtaagttaaattaaaaaaaacttttgtcaaattaatgttaaaaaaactaacaaaacatttaatttgcgTGCCgttgtagatttttttttacgtgtATTGGGGACGACTCAAATAAATCGATAACAACgtaatgcaatattttaattccTATCGATTATCAAgacaattacaatttcaatgAGCCGTTACATTTTGCAGTGCTGCTGCGTCcttctaaaaaattttgtaactaAATGTGatcagtttattattattatttattagattCTGTTGGCGTTTTGAACATATGTCTGTGGGCATGTCTGAGCATggtaataaaaagaaaagtatttttaatttttttattttgattttctttcaaaatgtttaattaattattttgtgcaaATCCATGGTATTTTAACATTGcatctttatatttaattaattgcaacaaGCTTTTCACATTAGCCGTTTgcctaaaattatatttttgtctgCTGCTTTATATTTCACTCTCACTAATTCGCCGACTACTCACACATGTAAACTTAACACTCTCACGCTAACTAAAGCTGTTTGTCCTCTCATTTCGATTTCGATCTATACGTTGAGTGCGATTATGTTGGCTCTCTTGCTGTCGCACTTTCAGTCTGTTCTCATCACTTAGACGCAGCGGTTGTGTTGTATCCCTTTCGCAGCTGCCGGCGCTAGCcactttttaaattgcagTTTATGCACTATTTGTGTATGAGCTCATAGCGTGGAGtgtacatatactatatatatagtgAATTAAGTTTCCTGGACGCGTtactttaattcaattattaaacCGCGCTTGTGACAGTGAAAGTTTTGCCTTGACCGTCAGATAttcctacatacatacatacatctatGCAAATTTCCGCTTGTAATTGTATTAGTGACCACTGAGTGCCGCTGGATTGTGGgtgcgtgcgtgtgtttgtgggtgcgtgtgtgtttactGCCATATGCGAATGCGGTTGCGACGTTAAAACATAATACAAACTGCATAACAGTAAAGGTGTAGAAAGAACAGAGGAAAGAGTTGGAGGAAAAAGCCACAGGTTGCCAGGTAAaccaaatacaaaattcacTTATAATCCCTTCgattggaatttaattttaagtggaTTTGCTTCCCTTGCTCCAGCGCAAATCCAGATGTGCTCCATATTTCTGATTGCTTTGCTGGAAAATTGGAGCCGGTCGTTgcttttaaacataaatatatatctatttaaattcataagcAAGGGCGTAGACAAGAGGGGATCGCTCCTACATTTATAACTTtacattatttacatttattcacaattttatataaacaacCGGTTTCATTTTTCGGACAGATTTTCGGAGTcacaaaaataagttaattttgaaattttggcaatactattaaatataaatgagtgcatttaaatgtagcatgcatttttatttttaaatcaaaataaagttaaatttaggaattttctaagatatttgTAAGAAAGAAGCATAGACTGTTAATCATgtcatttatttgtaattatttaatatatttttaaaatcatatataaaaagtatatcCGTCAACGCGCAAAAATGGCTACGCCTCTGTAAATgaatatagatagatatacatatatattcattgTATTATAAGCCGTGAACTTATCGACACTCcatttaatttcgtttttatttctgcacaattaaaatgttgtttattttgtatacagTTTCCCCCtatttgtgtgtttggttGTGGATGCTTTTGCGCACATCTTCAACATTATTCAGCATCATCTTTGCATCTGTTAAAGataaacacaaataattttcTGTATACCCGGCATGTCAGTTATTCTCGACACCTTAAATGTATTCAACCACCCACCATACCCGTTGCTTCATTATACTGTGAAAACTTACTAAAGTCAGCTGTCTAATAAGATGATCGTTtcagtaaacaaaaaatatattaattaaaatacttttttatttatactcatATTTTTCCGACTAGTTTATAACCAATTTTGAtgaatttattagttttttgttatatCGTACATGagagtatacaaaaaaagttaaacaagctaatttttttttacttcaaaagaaaatttatactTCCACATTGGGCtaaatttttctcaaaaataagctaaatatatttattagtatCTGAGCTCGACCAAGAGAACGTGTTCCATCCGGCCAACAAATCTTTGTTCACTGTACTTAAATGCCAACAAATGTACTCATAATTTGTGATATGCTCACGCAggattaataaacatttttttttatacaaaaatttcctTAATTAACTGAGCgttctttattattatggcCATTCATGGAAtgaattcattaaatatttatatataaaaaaaaaatggcgaaAAGTCTATTTAACTTTGGcctgaaatttaattagagcACAAGTGCAAATTGGTAAGACCAAACCGAGATCACTTCTTCATTTGTAGCGTGCCAACGGTGATGTGGAGGGAGAGGGGGATAGAGGGGAAATACAAGCACATGGCATATAAACATtaacatcattattatcataatCTGTCATCgtgtaataaaattactttttacagTCTGTCTGAAAACGCGTGCGAATGGAAAACAGATTCAAAGCAAACGCCGCGGGGTGGAC
The genomic region above belongs to Drosophila innubila isolate TH190305 chromosome 3R unlocalized genomic scaffold, UK_Dinn_1.0 2_E_3R, whole genome shotgun sequence and contains:
- the LOC117792109 gene encoding UDP-N-acetylglucosamine transferase subunit ALG13 homolog produces the protein MNFKVVYVTVGTTKFDALIQVMTSEPVLCALADRKCRKLVLQHGNSTPVDEAELKLIAKKHIIEVEQYKFRPNAEDIRAADMIIGHAGAGTCMDILNNGKPGLIVVNDDLMDNHQLELARQLASEQYLYYCKVNQVADSLVNLDFGALQPYEKATENMQKFVDALNELMRH
- the LOC117789865 gene encoding UDP-N-acetylglucosamine transferase subunit ALG13 homolog yields the protein MNFKVVYVTVGTTKFDALIQVMTSEPVLCALADLKCRKLVLQHGNSTPVDEAELKLIAKKYIIEVEQYKFRPNAEDIRAADMIIGHAGAGTCMDILNNGKPGLIVVNDDLMDNHQLELARQLASEQYLYYCKVNQVANSLVNLDFGALKPYEKATENMFVDALNELMRH